In Methanofollis aquaemaris, the genomic window TCCTCGCCGCCGTTTACTTAACCTTCAAACTGCTCAACCGGGCACGGAACACCCTGATCATCGAGGATGTGCAGGGGGCGGAGAAAAAGAACGAGAAAAAAGAGAAGAATAGCGAGAAAAAAGAATCGCCGAACTATCACCTGATGCTCATCGAGGAACTCAACAAAATTTATCAGATTTACAGCGATGTCGATAAACAGCGCCCCATCAAGACCTCGATGGCAGAGAAATGCGACATCACCTCGGCATCCCTGAGGTCAGGAAGTCTGGACAACCTTCTCAACAGCGCGACTCTCTCAGATCTCAAAGTCAGTTTCGGCTCGATATCCATCCCGTTGGGACTGATATTGTCCCTGGCAAACAGGTTGCTGAAGGGCCCCCGCCTCCTCCTCTCGGTCGACCAGGAAGACGAGACGGTCAGACTCAGTGCGGTGCTGGTATCTCCCAGAAACCTCAGCTGGCAGGTCGCACGTCAGATCCCGCGAGCGCAGAGCGACGACGCAAGCACAGTGCGCCCGACAAAAAAACAACCAGACAGAGAGATCCTCTGCACCGAGATGGTCAGAGAACTTGCCCACCGGATCTTCACCGGCATGACCCACGGGAAGACCCAGCGCTGGGAATCGACACGGGCGTTCCTCGACGGCCTTTATTATTATCGCAAGGGCCTCAGGGCGCCGAAAGACCAGATATTCTATCTCAAAGAGGCAGAAGACAAATTTGTCGAGGCACTCGGATATGATGAAGGCTACAAATTTGCCTGGTACAACCTCGGCGTCGTCTATTCCGAGATGAAGCGATACAATGCAGCAGAGGAGGCATTTTCCCGGGCGACCGAGATCGACCAGACCCGGTGGGAACCCTACTACGCGAAGGCGGTAACCATCTGGCACCGGATGATTACAGAGGGGGAAAAGGTGTTCTGCGAAAAAAGCACCCCAGAAAGTCCGCCTTGCTGCAATAAGGGACTGCTTTCCATTCTTCGGTTTATCATCCTGAGTTTTACCCAATTTCTCAAATCTTTTTTCAACAGCGCTCGATGGAGGGATCAAAACAAGAATAAAAAATCATGCCCCTCCCCATCTCATCAGGACGAGGTCCGGGATCCCACGGCAAAATACCGGGAAATCATCGCAAACCTCGATCAGGCAGAGAGGATCCTGGAAAAAAAGCGACTCAAAAATGTCCCCGAGGTCTTCAAGTTCAGGGGAGAGACCTATCTCAGGATATATCGAGAGCGTGGGGAAAGGGACGATCTCGACCGGGCGATCAACGACCTCCGGGAGGCAACCCTCGCAGCGTGGAGGCGGTACCGGACCGATCTTGCATTATCGCCGACAACGGTCCCCGAACTCGCCAGAGAGGAGACCGCATGCCGGATGATGCAGGAGTCCCTGAGTTCACTCACCTATGCATACGCTCACGCTCACTCGAACGGATCCGGTGCCGAGTGCCTCATCTCCCATGCCGTCTCCATCGATCCGACCTGCCATAAAACCCACTTCGCCCGCGGCCAGATCCATCTCAAGGGGAAACAATGGGAGGAGGCGGCCGGGGCGTTCGGGACGGCGACCGAGATCGCCCCGCATATGATGAAGTATTGCCTGGCCCTCGCGATCGCAGAGTGTCTCGTGGAGACACAGAAGATGGACGGATGTTCTCAGGCCATCAAGAAGAAGATAGATGAATGTTTTCAGATTATCGAGAAGAAGGGAAATGAGTTCTGCAAGGGAATGACCGAGGAGGAATGGATCGAGATTGATGAGATTATCAAGGGTCTGAATAATGAAAAATCAAGTCAAAAAATAATAAAAGTAATCACAGAACTCGATGACACGATCAGTGAACTCCATCGTACGTGTTGCACCATTCGCCAGAATAAAATCACCGAGATCGCTTCATGCGAGGAATCTCAAGAAGGCGAGAAAAATAAAATCTATGAAACATGGGAGTCGTACTGGAATGAACCGCTCAAATTTCAGGAGCACTATGATCTCGCGTGCCTGCATTACCAGAACAGGAGATACAAACTCGCGATCGAACTCTGGACGACAGCACTCCCGCTCAGGCCCCTCGATCCAAGCGCCGCCGAATACATCGGTATCGCCTCAGTAAAAGAAGTCATCTCCTCTCATCCTCAGAATTATAAAGAGATCCTGAAGAAGGGCGAGGAGAACCTGGAGAACGCGCTCAGGATCTACAAACACCGATACTTCGAGGCAAAAAAGGCACAGAACCAGAACAAAAAGATCCCGGACGTGTTCCTGAGAGGGATCGTACGCACCTATTACTGGCTCGGCCGCCTCTTATCGATCCGGCAGAAGTACCCCGAGGCGATCGAGAAATTCCAGCTCGCCAGACAGCTCGCAGAGGAATCCTGCACCGACTATGAGGCATCAGTCCCGAAGGTGGCACTGACCTACCGGCTTGCATGGGCGTACCTGAGAAACCGGGAATACGACCTGGCAA contains:
- a CDS encoding tetratricopeptide repeat protein, giving the protein MLSTFIVWIFTLLDLVIFDLSREKLNNSTYYLVQSLNALFNRDLIAPILILAAVYLTFKLLNRARNTLIIEDVQGAEKKNEKKEKNSEKKESPNYHLMLIEELNKIYQIYSDVDKQRPIKTSMAEKCDITSASLRSGSLDNLLNSATLSDLKVSFGSISIPLGLILSLANRLLKGPRLLLSVDQEDETVRLSAVLVSPRNLSWQVARQIPRAQSDDASTVRPTKKQPDREILCTEMVRELAHRIFTGMTHGKTQRWESTRAFLDGLYYYRKGLRAPKDQIFYLKEAEDKFVEALGYDEGYKFAWYNLGVVYSEMKRYNAAEEAFSRATEIDQTRWEPYYAKAVTIWHRMITEGEKVFCEKSTPESPPCCNKGLLSILRFIILSFTQFLKSFFNSARWRDQNKNKKSCPSPSHQDEVRDPTAKYREIIANLDQAERILEKKRLKNVPEVFKFRGETYLRIYRERGERDDLDRAINDLREATLAAWRRYRTDLALSPTTVPELAREETACRMMQESLSSLTYAYAHAHSNGSGAECLISHAVSIDPTCHKTHFARGQIHLKGKQWEEAAGAFGTATEIAPHMMKYCLALAIAECLVETQKMDGCSQAIKKKIDECFQIIEKKGNEFCKGMTEEEWIEIDEIIKGLNNEKSSQKIIKVITELDDTISELHRTCCTIRQNKITEIASCEESQEGEKNKIYETWESYWNEPLKFQEHYDLACLHYQNRRYKLAIELWTTALPLRPLDPSAAEYIGIASVKEVISSHPQNYKEILKKGEENLENALRIYKHRYFEAKKAQNQNKKIPDVFLRGIVRTYYWLGRLLSIRQKYPEAIEKFQLARQLAEESCTDYEASVPKVALTYRLAWAYLRNREYDLAKDLFETVTGASGNCVDTDLSRNLEDDITIPDIRFCSHLGLAYSFLLRGIAPDEVLRCLDEAKLIPVNDSHDYASCHDFCLGLYGYTRYLTYSRYFSYSKFPSHARSLSYTENLSYPPSFPGTRTWYLKTSIVFLTRSLEGRPTAGKYIALARACISLGELEEVKAGSEKKPGIPAQMPYLSRAQECLAHARKMDHYRRHTDEIERLNKRVERYLTI